In Alteromonas mediterranea DE, a single genomic region encodes these proteins:
- a CDS encoding chemotaxis protein CheV: MSSSVLSSVDQRTKLVGENRLELLMFQLGTRHIFAMNVFKIKEVINVPKLNIMPGSHQNLKGVMNYRGSSIPIIDLRQAIKIRGGATEDTAKNVIITEYNRSVQGFIIGNVKNIVNTSWGTIQPPPSGIGKANYLTAITQVNVEGKQELVEIIDVEKVLAEIIDYDTSISEEVLDKDIVNHFLGKKVLIVDDSSTARKQIRDTLEQLGVTIIERKNGAEALSLLKKWADEGINPTDEILLMFTDAEMPEMDGYRLTSEVRNDPRMADLFIALNTSLSGSFNDAMVEKVGCNRFISKFQPDMLVDVAQQRMREYLSSSTK; this comes from the coding sequence ATGAGTAGCAGTGTATTGTCGTCGGTTGACCAAAGAACCAAGCTTGTTGGAGAAAACCGGCTTGAACTTTTGATGTTTCAACTTGGAACGCGGCACATATTTGCAATGAACGTCTTTAAAATTAAAGAGGTTATCAATGTGCCTAAGCTCAATATCATGCCTGGATCTCACCAGAACCTTAAAGGCGTGATGAACTATCGCGGCAGCTCAATACCCATTATTGATTTACGTCAGGCTATAAAAATTCGAGGGGGAGCCACCGAAGACACCGCTAAGAATGTGATCATTACTGAATATAATAGAAGCGTTCAGGGGTTTATAATTGGCAACGTTAAAAACATTGTGAACACGTCCTGGGGAACAATTCAGCCTCCTCCCTCCGGCATAGGGAAAGCAAACTATTTAACCGCCATAACTCAGGTGAATGTTGAGGGTAAACAAGAGCTGGTGGAGATCATCGATGTAGAGAAAGTGCTCGCTGAAATCATAGATTACGACACTTCTATCTCTGAAGAAGTCCTTGATAAGGACATCGTCAATCACTTTTTAGGGAAAAAGGTACTTATTGTCGACGACTCAAGTACGGCGAGAAAACAAATTAGAGACACATTAGAACAGCTTGGCGTCACCATCATTGAACGCAAAAATGGTGCAGAAGCTCTATCACTGTTGAAAAAGTGGGCTGATGAAGGGATAAACCCAACAGACGAAATACTTTTAATGTTCACTGACGCCGAGATGCCTGAAATGGACGGGTATCGATTGACCTCTGAAGTGCGTAATGACCCAAGAATGGCCGATTTGTTTATAGCCCTAAATACCTCCCTAAGCGGAAGCTTCAACGATGCAATGGTTGAAAAAGTCGGTTGTAATAGATTTATATCGAAATTTCAGCCAGATATGCTTGTTGACGTGGCTCAGCAACGCATGCGCGAGTACCTATCTTCATCTACGAAATAA
- a CDS encoding isocitrate lyase, which yields MSQYQQDIDNFATLKAAQKGTWEGINPEFAARMKVQNRFKTGLDIARYTAGIMRKDMAEYDADSSQYTQSLGCWHGFVGQQKMLSVKKHQGTTSKSYLYLSGWMVAALRSEFGPLPDQSMHEKTSVSALIEELYTFLRQADARELGDLFHKLDDAKKNGGDVAAIQAEIDNYETHVVPIIADIDAGFGNEEATYLLAKQMIEAGACCIQIENQVSDAKQCGHQDGKVTVPHEDFLAKINAVRYAFLELGVDDGVIVARTDSLGAGLTQKIPVSTSEGDLAAQYNAFLKTTEVAGADDLSEGDLVLKQGGKLVKPERLPNGLFRFKDNTGFDRVVLDCVTSLKHGADLLWIETEKPHVGQIAEMVNAIREQVPNAKLVYNNSPSFNWTLNFRQQVFDAWTEEGKDVSGYDRAKLMSADYDDSELAAEADEKIKSFQADAAREAGIFHHLITLPTYHTAALSTDNLAKGYFGEEGMLAYVRGVQRQEIRQGLACVKHQAMAGSDLGDTHKEYFSGEGALKASGEDNTMNQFDV from the coding sequence ATGTCGCAATATCAACAAGACATTGATAACTTCGCCACCTTAAAGGCAGCACAGAAAGGAACGTGGGAAGGTATAAACCCAGAGTTCGCTGCTCGCATGAAAGTTCAAAATCGTTTCAAAACTGGCTTAGACATTGCCCGTTATACTGCAGGCATCATGCGTAAAGACATGGCTGAATACGACGCAGATTCGTCTCAGTACACACAGTCACTAGGCTGCTGGCATGGCTTTGTAGGCCAGCAAAAAATGCTTTCAGTTAAAAAGCACCAAGGTACAACCAGCAAAAGCTACCTTTACCTATCTGGTTGGATGGTAGCGGCGCTTCGCTCTGAATTTGGTCCGCTACCTGACCAATCAATGCACGAAAAAACGTCAGTTTCTGCCCTTATCGAAGAGCTTTACACCTTCCTTCGCCAGGCAGATGCCCGTGAATTAGGCGACCTTTTCCACAAACTAGACGACGCGAAGAAAAACGGCGGCGATGTAGCGGCTATCCAAGCTGAAATCGACAACTACGAAACTCACGTAGTACCAATTATTGCGGATATCGACGCAGGTTTTGGTAACGAAGAAGCAACTTATCTACTTGCAAAACAAATGATTGAAGCAGGTGCATGCTGTATCCAAATCGAAAACCAAGTGTCAGATGCGAAGCAATGTGGTCACCAAGACGGTAAAGTAACCGTGCCACACGAAGACTTCCTCGCAAAAATCAACGCTGTACGCTATGCATTCCTTGAACTCGGTGTTGACGACGGCGTTATTGTTGCACGTACTGACTCACTAGGTGCTGGTCTGACTCAAAAGATCCCAGTGTCTACCTCTGAAGGCGACCTGGCTGCACAATACAACGCATTCCTTAAAACCACAGAGGTTGCTGGCGCAGACGACCTATCTGAAGGCGACTTAGTATTAAAGCAAGGTGGCAAGCTTGTTAAGCCAGAGCGTTTGCCAAACGGTTTGTTCCGCTTTAAAGACAACACAGGTTTTGACCGCGTAGTACTTGACTGTGTTACGTCGCTCAAGCACGGTGCTGACCTACTTTGGATTGAGACTGAAAAGCCTCACGTTGGTCAAATTGCTGAAATGGTTAACGCTATTCGCGAGCAAGTACCAAACGCTAAGCTGGTATACAACAACTCTCCATCGTTTAACTGGACACTTAACTTCCGTCAGCAAGTATTTGATGCTTGGACAGAAGAAGGTAAAGATGTGTCGGGTTACGACCGTGCGAAGCTTATGTCAGCAGATTACGATGATAGCGAACTTGCAGCAGAAGCTGATGAGAAGATTAAGAGCTTCCAAGCTGACGCAGCACGTGAAGCCGGTATCTTCCACCACCTTATCACGCTACCTACTTACCACACTGCAGCACTGTCTACTGACAACCTTGCGAAAGGCTACTTCGGTGAAGAAGGTATGCTTGCTTATGTACGCGGTGTTCAGCGTCAAGAAATTCGCCAAGGCCTTGCGTGTGTTAAACACCAAGCGATGGCAGGTTCTGACCTAGGTGATACGCACAAAGAGTACTTCTCTGGTGAAGGTGCACTTAAAGCGTCTGGTGAAGATAACACCATGAATCAGTTTGACGTATAA